A region of Salvia splendens isolate huo1 chromosome 17, SspV2, whole genome shotgun sequence DNA encodes the following proteins:
- the LOC121773212 gene encoding crooked neck-like protein 1, with protein sequence MANSREADPNLGYLTKKETEVKLPRPTRVKNKTPASIQITAEQILREARERQEAEIRPPKQKITDSTELGDYRLRKRKEFEDLIRRVRWNKSVWVKYAKWEESQKDFARSRSVWERALEVDYRDHTLWLKYADFEMKNKFVNHARNVWDRATQLLPRVDQLWYKYIHMEEVLGNVAAARQIFERWMKWMPDQQGWLSYIKFELRYNEVERAREIFERFVDCHPKVSAWIRFSKFEMKNGEIARARNCYERAVNKLGDDEEAEELFVAFAEFEEKCKETERARCIYKFALDHIPKGRAEELYKKFVAFEKQYGDREGIEDAIVGKRRFQYEDEVRKNPLNYDVWFDYIRLEESCGNRQRIEDVYERAIANLPPAQEKRYWQRYIYMWINYVLYEELYTQDVDRTRDIYNLCLKMIPHEKFSFAKIWLMAAQFEIRQLNIDQARKILGSAIGMAPKDKIFKKYIEIELQLGNIERCRKLYEKYLEWSPENCYAWSKYAELERSLSETERARALFELAIDQPALDMPELLWKAYIDFEISESEYGRTRDLYERLLDRTKHLKVWISYAKFEASAMEEVLQDSELSESEYKKKCLQRARGVFEKALSYFRTSAPELKEERAMLLEEWLNTEKSFGELGNVELVTSKLPKKLKKRRHIETEDGPAGYEEYIDYLFPEETQTTNLKILEAAYKWKKQKVVSDDD encoded by the exons ATGGCGAACTCCAGAGAAGCCGACCCCAATCTGGGGTATTTGACGAAGAAAGAAACGGAGGTGAAGCTGCCCCGACCTACTCGCGTCAAGAACAAGACGCCTGCTTCGATTCAAATCACTGCGGAGCAAATCCTTCGTGAAGCTAGAGAGCGTCAGGAGGCTGAAATCCGCCCCCCAAAGCAGAAAATCACCGACTCCACCGAGCTCGGCGATTACCGCCTCCGCAAACGCAAGGAATTCGAAGATTTGATTCGAAGAGTGCGGTGGAACAAGAGCGTGTGGGTCAAGTATGCAAAATGGGAAGAATCTCAGAAGGATTTCGCCCGATCTCGCTCAGTGTGGGAGCGCGCGCTCGAGGTGGATTACAGAGACCACACACTGTGGCTCAAGTATGCtgattttgagatgaagaataagTTTGTGAATCACGCTAGGAATGTGTGGGATCGCGCAACCCAGCTGCTGCCGAGGGTTGATCAGCTTTGGTACAAGTACATCCACATGGAGGAGGTTTTGGGGAATGTGGCTGCGGCTAGGCAGATTTTTGAGAGGTGGATGAAGTGGATGCCTGATCAGCAAGGATGGCTCTCCTATATAAAGTTCGAGCTTAGGTATAATGAGGTCGAGAGGGCTAGAGAGATTTTTGAGCGCTTTGTGGACTGTCACCCCAAGGTCAGTGCTTGGATTAGATTTTCTAAGTTTGAGATGAAAAATGGGGAGATAGCTCGTGCCAGGAATTGTTACGAGAGGGCTGTTAATAAGTTGGGAGATGACGAGGAGGCAGAGGAGTTGTTTGTGGCTTTTGCGGAGTTTGAAGAGAAATGTAAGGAGACAGAAAGAGCTAGATGCATATATAAGTTTGCACTGGATCATATTCCAAAGGGACGGGCAGAAGAGCTGTACAAGAAGTTTGTTGCGTTCGAGAAGCAATATGGTGACAGGGAAGGAATTGAGGATGCTATTGTTGGAAAGAGGAGGTTTCAGTATGAAGATGAGGTCAGGAAGAATCCTCTTAATTATGACGTATGGTTTGATTATATTCGTCTTGAAGAGAGCTGTGGGAATAGGCAGAGGATTGAGGATGTGTATGAGAGGGCAATAGCAAATCTGCCTCCTGCTCAGGAGAAGCGCTACTGGCAGCGATACATATATATGTG GATTAATTATGTTTTGTATGAGGAGCTTTATACCCAGGATGTTGACCGAACAAGAGACATATATAA CTTGTGCCTGAAGATGATTCCTCATGAGAAgttttcttttgcaaagataTGGCTGATGGCCGCACAATTTGAAATACGCCAATTAAATATTGACCAGGCTAGGAAAATATTGGGGTCAGCAATTGGTATGGCTCCCAAAGATAAG ATCTTCAAGAAGTACATTGAGATAGAGCTACAACTTGGCAACATAGAACGGTGCAGGAAACTCTATGAAAAGTACTTGGAGTGGTCTCCCGAGAACTGTTATGCATGGAGCAAGTATGCTGAGTTGGAGAGGTCCTTGTCAGAAACTGAACGTGCCCGAGCTCTTTTTGAGCTTGCAATTGACCAACCTGCTCTAGATATGCCAGAGTTACTATGGAAG GCATACATTGATTTTGAGATTTCTGAATCCGAATATGGAAGAACTAGAGATCTTTACGAGAGGCTGCTGGACAGGACTAAACACCTGAAGGTGTGGATAAGTTATGCCAAGTTTGAGGCTTCTGCTATGGAAGAGGTCCTTCAGGACTCAGAGTTGTCTGAAAGTGAATATAAGAAAAAGTGCCTTCAGCGGGCCAGAG GTGTTTTTGAAAAAGCCCTTAGCTATTTTAGAACTTCTGCCCCTGAGTTGAAAGAGGAAAGAGCAATGCTTTTGGAAGAGTGGTTGAACACGGAGAAAAGTTTTGGTGAGCTTGGTAATGTGGAGTTGGTTACTTCCAAGCTTCCAAAGAAACTAAAGAAGAGACGTCACATTGAAACTGAGGATGGTCCAGCTGg TTATGAGGAGTATATTGACTACCTATTCCCAGAAGAAACACAGACCACAAATCTCAAAATTTTGGAAGCGGCGTACAAGTGGAAGAAGCAGAAGGTCGTTTCTGACGATGATTAG